The sequence below is a genomic window from Streptomyces sp. NBC_00289.
CTGGCCGTCGGCTCCGGGCCGCCGTGTGGACAGCGGTCCTCTCCGGTCCTGGGCCCCGGCTTCGGGTTGCCGTCCGGACTGCGGCCCCCTCCGGGCGTCGGCTCCGGGCCGCCGTTTGCACGGCGGCCCCGGTCATCCCAGCGCTCTGAGGCCAGGTACGAAGGCGACCAGTACCGGGACCACGGGTACCAGCGCGGCCGCCGCCGTCAGCCGCAGTCGGCGGCCCGCGGTGAACCGGTCCGGGGGAGCGAGCAGCCGGTCCACCCGCTGCGGGACGTGGGCCTGTGGGGTCGGGCCGGGGCCGAACACGCCCCGGTCCTCGTTGACCTCCACCAGCGCGAGCGCCGTGGTCAGTCGGCCGAAGCGGCGGGAGGCCATGTCGTCGGCGGCGAGTTCGACCAGGCGGTGCATCTCGTCGCGGAACGCGGCGAACACCGGCACCTGCGGGAACCCGCCGGCCAGCGCGGCCGAGCAGTGCAGCAGCCAGTCGTGCCGGGCCTGGGCGTGACCCTCCTCGTGCGCGACCAGGGCGTCCACCTGCCGTCTCTCCAGGCGGCGCAGCGCGGCCGTGGTGATCACGAGCCGGGGCGCGGTGCCCGGCAGCCACCAGGCGTCGCACCGCTCGCCCTCCAGGACGA
It includes:
- a CDS encoding M56 family metallopeptidase gives rise to the protein MMVPAALLLLGALAAVVAPRLLARADWPDREPVLALWVWQCVVAAVLLCCALSMTLSAAASWQALHGHLFAPAPRSVVQAYAIGTAAGPWAATTAVALACGGAWTAAMLVREVVRTRARRRLRRAELLVRAPLLPGEEPGGRLVVLEGERCDAWWLPGTAPRLVITTAALRRLERRQVDALVAHEEGHAQARHDWLLHCSAALAGGFPQVPVFAAFRDEMHRLVELAADDMASRRFGRLTTALALVEVNEDRGVFGPGPTPQAHVPQRVDRLLAPPDRFTAGRRLRLTAAAALVPVVPVLVAFVPGLRALG